The window GCTATTTGGCATTTCGTCAACCATTCGGAACCGCCTAGTGCGGACCCGCATGCTAGGTGGTGTGAGAGGACGGGGGCTAGCCGCCCCCTCCTACTCGATCTCGGAGGGGGGATGATCGGTGAGCGGACGGCCGCTGGTGGCGGCAGCGGTCGCCTGGACGGCGGCGGCGGCAATCGCGTTGGAAGTCGAATCGTGGTCCGCGGTATGGAAGATCGTCGCCATCGTCGCAGGGATTGCGGTGGGATTGACTGCGATTTCCGCGATCGGCGTGAACGGTCCGGTCGCTTCCTTCGCTCGATTCGGGCCGACATGCCGGCGGACGGCTATCACGGTCGGCATCGGCTGTATGGCCCTCGTGTATACGGCATGGATTCATCTTCGCAACGAAAGTTCCATACCGCCGGCGGAAAACGGTCATCCCATCCGGCTGGTCGGGACGATCGCGGCGCCTGCGGTCGTCGACGGCGATCGCGCACGCGTCGATGTCCGGACGGCGACCGGCGAAAAACTTCGCGCGTCGTTTCGTCTATCCGCGCAAAGCGAACAGGAGGAGGTCCGTTCGTGGAGGCGCGGTTGGACCATCGAGCTTGACGGTCGGCTTTCGCGTCCCGATCCTGCTCGAAACGAGGGAGGATTCGACTACAGACGATACCTGAAGTCGAAAAGGATTCACTGGATCGTCGAAGCAGAAGGTCTGGGCGGCATCCGCATCGATCCGACGCCGGGGAGCGCGTCCGACCGTCTGCTTCGCTCGTTTGATCTTTTGCGGGAACATCTGGCCGGCCGGATCGACCGGCTGTACCCGGACGCACGTGAAGCCGGGTTTTTGAAGGCGTTTCTGCTCGGTGTGCGCGACGGGCTCGATCCGGAACAAAACCGGCAATTTTCCGAGCTGGGATTGACGCACGTGCTTGCGATCAGCGGGCTCCACGTCGCGGTTTTTACGGTGGCCGTCGCGGGCACGCTGCGCCTGGCGGGATTGACGCGGGAAACGGCTTTCGGCCTGACGGCGGCGGCGGTGCCGTTTTACGTCACTCTCGTCGGGGCGGCGCCTTCGGTCGTCCGGGCGGGGTTGATGGCGATGATCGGCCTGTTGCTAGCGTACCGGAATTTTCCGAAAGACGGTATGAACGTGTTGGCCGCCGCGCTGATCGCGATGCTGATCTGGGATCCGTACTGGCTTTGGGACGTCGGTTTTCAGCTTTCGTTTCTCGTAACGGCGGGCTTGATCGCGGTTGTTCCCAAAATCGTCGGGAGGACAGAGGCGTCATGGGGAAGACGGCTGGCGAACGCGGCGCTGGGGACGGTCGTCGCGACGGTGACCGCGCAGGCCGTCAGTTTTCCGATTGTGATTTACTATTTCAACCAATTCTCGTTGCTGTCGGTTCCCGTCAACATCGTCGTCGCGCCGGTGTTCAGCTTCTGGACGTTGCCCGCTTCCACGTTGTCACTGGCGGCGGATGCAGTCCATCCGGCGACCGGTCGGGCGATCGCCCTTGCGGTTTCGGCGGTAGACCGGGCGCTGTTTGTAGCCGTGGAATGGGCGGCGGAATGGGGCAAAACGTGGCTGACCGTCTGGCCGTCGCCTCACGCATGGTGGACGGCGTTCTATTTTGTCTGGCTGGCATTTGTCGTCCGCACGGCGAAAGCGGGGGCGGAACGGAGAAACTTCGACCGACTCACGGCGGCCGTTTTGGCGCTCGTCGGCATTTCCCTTTTGTCGGTGGCGTACTTTCCGCCGAACTCGATCGGCGGTTTCCGCGGGGAAGTGCGGTTTTTGGACGTCGGCCAAGGAGACGCC of the Candidatus Reconcilbacillus cellulovorans genome contains:
- a CDS encoding DNA internalization-related competence protein ComEC/Rec2; its protein translation is MSGRPLVAAAVAWTAAAAIALEVESWSAVWKIVAIVAGIAVGLTAISAIGVNGPVASFARFGPTCRRTAITVGIGCMALVYTAWIHLRNESSIPPAENGHPIRLVGTIAAPAVVDGDRARVDVRTATGEKLRASFRLSAQSEQEEVRSWRRGWTIELDGRLSRPDPARNEGGFDYRRYLKSKRIHWIVEAEGLGGIRIDPTPGSASDRLLRSFDLLREHLAGRIDRLYPDAREAGFLKAFLLGVRDGLDPEQNRQFSELGLTHVLAISGLHVAVFTVAVAGTLRLAGLTRETAFGLTAAAVPFYVTLVGAAPSVVRAGLMAMIGLLLAYRNFPKDGMNVLAAALIAMLIWDPYWLWDVGFQLSFLVTAGLIAVVPKIVGRTEASWGRRLANAALGTVVATVTAQAVSFPIVIYYFNQFSLLSVPVNIVVAPVFSFWTLPASTLSLAADAVHPATGRAIALAVSAVDRALFVAVEWAAEWGKTWLTVWPSPHAWWTAFYFVWLAFVVRTAKAGAERRNFDRLTAAVLALVGISLLSVAYFPPNSIGGFRGEVRFLDVGQGDAVLIRTPGGKAVLVDGGGSFSTAGAQEEWRKRRDPFEIGRDVVVPLLKKRGVRSLDLVAATHLELDHIGGLASVVEDIPVSALLFNATWKESEPAERLFRAALGRGVPVYAAESGTVWRIDPYTSLALLDAGFDGKTVDGLPAENRGQNRHSLVLLLTMRDVRFLLTGDIGAQEEAELLSSPHVLGALAAGGVDVLKIAHHGSRGSTSAAWLDAWRPADAVISVGRRNPYGHPHPDVLSRLAERGIRIWRTDLHGEIAVFVGPGRYTVRTTIADSPAGT